A DNA window from Ipomoea triloba cultivar NCNSP0323 chromosome 10, ASM357664v1 contains the following coding sequences:
- the LOC116033245 gene encoding putative late blight resistance protein homolog R1A-10, with translation MPNIYEIDNDKVVGFEKEAQTIINQLIRGSKEREVVLITDMGGLGKTSLVKRVYDEKIVANHFHTRVWCTVSQEYDCKDLLNKIYNQVCGKETEIDSVAEKLRKSLMGWRYLIVLDDIWSLKAWEELNRAFPSCDNGSRVVLTSRQESVVSDAKHICLPFFTVDESWELLQVKLFQGKGCPKELENIGKEISKKCGGLPLVVGLVAGLLGGVEKSKQMWQEVLNTLSSHVAFRGGIKSNDAIELSYNHLPDHLKPCLLYFAAIPEDKTIAALKLINLWISEGFIDIKEKERVEDTAGDFLNHLVGSNLVMVSNRKYDGHILSCGVHDLVRDFCLTKAKDENFLHIIKMEKVLDPTLKLTAHRISFHRCSGHHEIPNELVPWNSSIRTLLGFESSDICGERRHIYKSSWVAKRFEHLTILDLEFIQVDISIMFEVNSLIHLRYLALKLCGSGSISPWLLENLQCLITLKLTSGGDAHLPKLFWNMRSLRNMVIHHYCSKSCPMEGASTMETTPSDLEVLQTLNLNVSLCIRDEHLLRKLPHLKNLRCAVSKSYPFAEIDFLRHLESLELSGTGRCKPHLLNDLKLTKFPSNIKEIHFSMLTLSSSAISIIAQLSKLEALTLKHCVFEDLEWNVDEETQFRKLKFLQLFFPHIRIWNVSSAAESFPCLEQLILEGCFMLEGLSYSFADISTLELISVVNCPNVDSSVKKIQEDVQSMGSEQLTFDIGK, from the coding sequence ATGCCAAACATCTATGAGATTGATAATGATAAAGTTGTGGGTTTTGAGAAGGAAGCACAAACAATCATAAATCAACTTATTCGTGGGTCAAAGGAGAGAGAAGTTGTTTTAATTACTGATATGGGCGGATTGGGAAAAACGTCTTTAGTCAAGAGAGTGTATGATGAAAAAATTGTAGCCAACCACTTTCACACCCGTGTATGGTGTACTGTTTCTCAAGAATATGATTGTAAAGACTtgttaaacaaaatatataatcaagttTGCGGCAAGGAGACAGAGATTGATAGTGTAGCTGAAAAGCTTCGCAAAAGCCTGATGGGTTGGAGATACCTCATAGTGTTGGATGATATTTGGAGTCTCAAAGCATGGGAAGAGTTGAATAGAGCTTTTCCCTCATGTGATAATGGAAGCAGAGTTGTTTTAACAAGCAGACAAGAAAGTGTAGTTTCTGATGCTAAACATATTTGCCTTCCATTCTTCACTGTTGATGAGAGCTGGGAATTATTGCAAGTGAAGTTATTTCAAGGGAAGGGATGCCCTAAAGAGCTTGAAAATATTGGAAAAGAAATATCTAAAAAGTGTGGGGGACTACCTTTGGTTGTTGGTTTGGTAGCCGGACTTCTGGGAGGAGTTGAAAAGAGTAAGCAAATGTGGCAAGAAGTTCTTAATACTTTAAGCTCACATGTTGCATTTAGAGGCGGAATAAAGAGCAATGATGCAATAGAACTTAGTTACAATCATTTACCAGATCATTTGAAACCATGCTTACTTTACTTTGCAGCAATCCCGGAGGATAAAACAATTGCAGCTTTAAAATTGATAAATCTATGGATATCAGAAGGATTCATAGACATTAAAGAGAAAGAGAGGGTAGAAGACACTGCAGGGGATTTCTTAAATCATCTTGTTGGTAGTAACCTAGTTATGGTGTCTAACAGAAAGTATGATGGTCACATCTTATCTTGTGGTGTTCATGATTTGGTACGTGACTTTTGCTTAACAAAAGCTAAAGATGAAAATTTCTTGCACATAATTAAGATGGAAAAAGTGTTGGATCCAACTCTAAAGTTGACTGCACATCGAATATCTTTCCATAGATGTAGTGGTCATCATGAGATTCCTAATGAATTGGTACCTTGGAATTCTTCTATCCGCACACTTTTGGGTTTTGAAAGTTCAGACATTTGTGGTGAACGTCGACACATTTATAAAAGCTCATGGGTTGCTAAAAGATTTGAACATCTCACAATCTTGGATTTAGAGTTTATTCAAGTGGACATATCAATTATGTTCGAAGTCAACTCATTAATTCATCTAAGGTACCTAGCTCTCAAATTATGTGGAAGCGGTTCTATCTCTCCATGGTTACTCGAGAATCTTCAGTGTCTCATAACGTTAAAGTTGACTTCAGGAGGAGATGCACATTTGCCAAAACTTTTTTGGAATATGCGAAGTTTGAGAAATATGGTTATCCACCACTACTGTTCCAAGTCATGTCCAATGGAAGGAGCATCAACTATGGAAACAACTCCCAGTGATTTAGAAGTCTTGCAAACCTTAAATTTGAATGTTTCTCTTTGTATAAGGGACGAACATTTATTGAGGAAACTTCCCCATCTAAAAAATTTGAGGTGTGCGGTCTCAAAATCATATCCATTTGCTGAGAttgactttctccgccatcttgAGTCTCTTGAGTTATCCGGCACGGGTAGATGTAAACCACATCTTCTTAATGATCTTAAACTTACCAAGTTCCCATCAAATATTAAGGAAATACATTTCTCTATGCTTACTCTTTCATCGTCTGCAATCTCGATAATTGCACAACTCTCCAAGCTCGAGGCTCTAACACTAAAGCATTGCGTGTTCGAGGATTTAGAATGGAATGTGGATGAGGAAACCCAATTCCGCAAACTCAAATTCCTCCAATTATTCTTTCCTCATATTAGAATTTGGAATGTTAGCAGTGCTGCCGAGTCCTTTCCTTGCCTCGAGCAATTAATTCTGGAGGGATGTTTTATGCTAGAGGGGTTGTCATATAGCTTTGCTGATATTTCAACATTGGAACTAATCAGTGTGGTGAACTGTCCCAATGTTGATAGTTCAGTGAAGAAAATTCAAGAAGATGTACAGAGTATGGGAAGTGAGCAACTCACTTTTGATATTGGTAAGTGA